The following coding sequences lie in one Azospirillum humicireducens genomic window:
- a CDS encoding ABC transporter permease: MRALLRAAVTLAVLVAGWQALVWATGLPRYLLPGPLAVADAMRRQAPLLWSHGLTTLTEILIGLVAGVALGGVSALLLARYRTARRWLMPLLLVSQAIPVFALAPLLVLWLGYGMASKIAMAVLVIYFPVTTALFDGLRRTDPGWLDLARTMGASPAAILWSIRLPAALPAFWSGVRVAAAVAPIGAVIGEWVGSSSGLGYLMLHANARMQIDLLFAAVLVLGVFAVTLYAAVDALARRALPWQPDTQPAEDANP; this comes from the coding sequence ATGAGGGCGCTGCTGCGCGCCGCCGTCACCCTCGCGGTGCTGGTCGCCGGCTGGCAGGCGCTGGTCTGGGCCACCGGCCTGCCTCGCTATCTGCTGCCCGGTCCGCTGGCCGTGGCGGACGCCATGCGTCGGCAGGCTCCCCTGCTGTGGAGCCATGGGCTGACCACCCTGACCGAGATTCTGATCGGGCTGGTGGCCGGCGTGGCCCTGGGCGGAGTCAGCGCCCTGCTGCTGGCCCGATACCGCACGGCGCGGCGCTGGCTGATGCCGCTTCTGCTGGTCAGCCAGGCGATCCCGGTCTTCGCGCTGGCTCCCTTGCTGGTGCTTTGGCTGGGCTACGGCATGGCGTCAAAGATCGCCATGGCGGTGCTGGTCATCTATTTCCCGGTGACGACCGCGCTGTTCGACGGGCTGCGCCGCACCGATCCCGGTTGGCTCGACCTTGCCCGCACCATGGGCGCCTCGCCCGCCGCGATCCTGTGGAGCATCCGTCTGCCCGCCGCCCTGCCCGCCTTCTGGTCCGGCGTACGGGTGGCCGCGGCGGTGGCGCCCATCGGTGCGGTGATCGGCGAGTGGGTGGGGTCGTCCTCCGGTCTCGGCTACCTGATGCTGCACGCCAACGCCCGCATGCAGATCGACCTTCTGTTCGCCGCCGTGCTGGTGCTGGGGGTGTTCGCGGTGACGCTCTATGCCGCCGTCGACGCGCTGGCCCGCCGCGCCCTGCCCTGGCAACCCGATACGCAACCGGCCGAAGACGCCAATCCTTGA
- a CDS encoding ABC transporter substrate-binding protein, protein MKHLFTVGLMAASLMTALPAMAQDKLSVMLDWFVNPDHAPLVVAQEKGFFKDAGLEVTLTAPADPNDPPKLVAAGGADLAVSYQPQLILQVAEGLPLVRVGTLVSTPLNSVVVLRDGPVKTLKDLKGRKIGFSIAGFEDALLGAMLEKQGLSLKDVELVNVNFSLSPSLLSGQVDAVVGAFRNFELNQLDIEKHPGRAFYPEEEGVPPYDELILVAHKAKASDPRVKRFLAAVERATLYILNHPEESQAAFVKGRPELNDELNRRAWADTLRRFAHSPAALDADRYTRFAEFLKARGLIKEVAPLDHYAVVVK, encoded by the coding sequence ATGAAGCACCTGTTTACCGTCGGCCTGATGGCGGCCAGCCTGATGACCGCGCTTCCCGCGATGGCCCAGGACAAGCTGTCCGTGATGCTGGACTGGTTCGTCAACCCGGACCACGCCCCGCTGGTGGTGGCGCAGGAGAAGGGATTCTTCAAGGACGCCGGGCTGGAGGTGACTCTGACCGCCCCGGCCGATCCCAACGACCCGCCGAAGCTGGTCGCCGCCGGCGGCGCCGATCTCGCCGTGTCGTACCAGCCGCAGCTGATCCTGCAGGTGGCCGAAGGGCTGCCGCTGGTCCGTGTCGGGACGTTGGTCTCCACCCCGCTGAACTCCGTCGTCGTCCTGCGCGACGGTCCGGTAAAGACGTTGAAGGATCTGAAGGGCCGCAAGATCGGCTTTTCCATCGCCGGATTCGAGGATGCGCTGCTGGGCGCGATGCTGGAGAAGCAGGGGCTGAGCCTGAAGGACGTGGAGTTGGTCAACGTCAATTTCTCGCTGTCGCCGTCTCTGCTGTCGGGGCAGGTCGATGCGGTGGTCGGCGCCTTCCGGAACTTCGAACTGAACCAGCTGGACATCGAAAAGCATCCCGGCCGCGCCTTCTACCCCGAAGAGGAAGGCGTGCCGCCCTATGACGAACTGATCCTGGTCGCCCACAAGGCCAAGGCCAGCGACCCGCGCGTCAAGCGCTTCCTGGCGGCGGTGGAACGCGCGACGCTCTACATCCTGAACCATCCGGAGGAGTCGCAGGCCGCCTTCGTCAAGGGCCGGCCGGAGCTGAACGACGAGCTGAACCGCCGCGCCTGGGCGGACACGCTGCGGCGTTTCGCCCACAGCCCGGCCGCCCTGGATGCCGACCGCTACACCCGCTTTGCCGAATTCCTGAAGGCGCGCGGCCTGATCAAGGAGGTGGCGCCGCTCGATCACTATGCGGTGGTGGTGAAGTAA
- a CDS encoding universal stress protein, with protein sequence MPIKTILLHMANDDAHAGRMAVAAALAKRFSAHIHALYIATPVSMPAGATGRAASYGFMAEATAIAHENAERIEQEVRQALNGLPYDWTIEEGDHVDLLAERASYADLVVVAQSAAVRAGERVSLHNIPDRLPLETATPVLVLPPSQPATAAIGRHVLVAWKNSRESARAVRAAMPFLEAAESVTVLTVEPPGQRSDEAAALTEWLHRHGIAARPQSVIASGGEVGDMILSCCSDQGADLLVMGSYGHSRLRELVLGGATRTVLEGLSIPALMTH encoded by the coding sequence ATGCCGATCAAGACCATCCTGCTGCACATGGCCAACGACGATGCCCACGCCGGCCGGATGGCCGTTGCCGCGGCTCTGGCCAAGCGCTTCTCCGCCCATATCCATGCGCTCTACATCGCCACGCCGGTGTCGATGCCGGCTGGCGCCACCGGCCGCGCCGCCTCCTACGGCTTCATGGCGGAAGCCACCGCCATCGCCCACGAGAACGCCGAGCGGATCGAGCAGGAGGTGAGGCAGGCGCTGAACGGCCTGCCCTACGACTGGACGATCGAGGAAGGCGACCACGTCGACCTGCTGGCCGAGCGGGCTTCCTATGCCGATCTGGTCGTGGTGGCGCAATCGGCGGCCGTCCGGGCGGGGGAACGCGTCTCCCTGCACAACATCCCCGACCGCCTGCCCCTGGAGACCGCCACCCCGGTGCTGGTTCTGCCGCCCAGCCAGCCGGCGACCGCCGCCATCGGCCGGCATGTGCTGGTCGCCTGGAAGAACAGCCGCGAATCCGCCCGCGCCGTCCGCGCCGCCATGCCCTTCCTGGAGGCGGCGGAGAGCGTCACCGTCCTGACCGTGGAGCCGCCCGGCCAGCGCAGCGACGAAGCCGCGGCCTTGACCGAGTGGCTGCACCGCCACGGCATCGCCGCCCGCCCGCAGTCGGTGATCGCATCCGGCGGCGAGGTCGGCGACATGATCCTGTCCTGCTGTTCCGACCAGGGCGCCGACCTGCTGGTGATGGGATCCTATGGCCACTCCCGCCTGCGCGAGCTGGTCCTGGGCGGCGCCACCCGCACGGTGCTGGAGGGGCTTTCCATACCGGCCTTGATGACCCACTGA
- a CDS encoding inositol monophosphatase family protein, translated as MTGFPLPDIDLVSDLIRSVARTEIMPYFQKLDASGIRQKTGPTDLVTLADEAAERALTPALTALLPGSRVIGEEAASEDERVLDRIHGDDPVWIVDPVDGTINFAQGRPMFAVIVALACKGETVAGWIHDPVDGRMATAVKGQGAWLDGRQVHVAPAVPLPRMVGALSTRFCAEAMSRQLEERSAGLGERACLSSAAQEYLRLLEGRAHYSLYHRLMPWDHAAGVLLHAEAGGYSALIDGTPYRPGLLQGSILLAPDRDSWQALHGQLFG; from the coding sequence ATGACGGGTTTCCCGCTTCCCGACATCGACCTCGTGTCCGACCTGATCCGCTCCGTCGCCCGGACGGAGATCATGCCCTATTTCCAAAAGCTGGACGCCTCAGGCATCCGGCAGAAGACCGGACCGACCGACCTCGTCACACTGGCGGACGAGGCGGCGGAACGCGCGCTGACCCCGGCGCTGACGGCCCTGCTGCCGGGCAGCCGCGTGATCGGCGAGGAAGCGGCGTCCGAGGACGAGCGCGTGCTCGACCGCATCCATGGCGACGATCCGGTCTGGATCGTCGATCCGGTGGACGGCACCATCAACTTCGCCCAGGGCCGGCCGATGTTCGCGGTGATCGTCGCGCTCGCCTGCAAGGGCGAGACGGTCGCCGGCTGGATTCATGATCCGGTCGATGGGCGGATGGCGACGGCGGTGAAGGGGCAGGGGGCATGGCTCGACGGGCGTCAGGTCCATGTCGCCCCCGCCGTGCCGCTGCCCCGGATGGTCGGCGCTCTGTCGACCCGCTTCTGCGCCGAAGCGATGAGCCGCCAGTTGGAGGAGCGCAGCGCCGGCCTCGGCGAGCGTGCCTGCCTGTCGAGCGCCGCGCAGGAGTATCTGCGGCTGCTGGAGGGGCGGGCCCATTACTCGCTCTATCACCGGCTGATGCCGTGGGACCACGCCGCCGGTGTGCTGCTGCATGCGGAGGCCGGCGGGTACTCGGCGCTGATCGACGGCACGCCCTATCGGCCGGGCCTGCTGCAGGGCAGCATCCTGCTCGCGCCAGACAGGGACAGCTGGCAGGCGCTGCACGGACAGCTGTTCGGGTGA
- the hfq gene encoding RNA chaperone Hfq: protein MSEKSQNVQDVFLNHVRKNKTPVTVFLVNGVKLQGIITWFDNFSVLLRRDAHSQLVYKHAISTVMPAHPIQLFEPPKEGESV from the coding sequence ATGTCTGAAAAAAGCCAGAACGTGCAGGATGTGTTTCTAAATCACGTCCGCAAGAACAAGACTCCCGTAACCGTCTTTCTCGTGAATGGCGTGAAACTCCAGGGTATCATCACTTGGTTCGACAACTTCTCGGTACTTCTGCGGCGCGACGCGCACTCCCAGCTCGTTTACAAGCACGCAATCTCGACCGTTATGCCGGCCCATCCCATTCAACTTTTCGAGCCGCCCAAGGAAGGTGAAAGCGTCTGA
- a CDS encoding HAD family hydrolase — MSAPITLPRAVIYDWDNTLVSNWDTVREALNHALVSFGLAPWSAEEARERIKASLRDSFPRIFGERWTEARDLFYGYFAAHHLDGLKPLPGAERLLAHFHERGVYQAVVSNKNGGFLRAEAEALGWTRYFGRLVGAQDAEFDKPHHAPVRMALEPAGIEPGPDVWFLGDADIDMECAHGAGLVPVLIGLGEGSGFDRFPPAHRHTDCTALHGVLYGLVEGNGDTISLQTAVETVPARTKPTP, encoded by the coding sequence TTGTCCGCCCCCATCACCCTGCCGCGCGCCGTCATCTATGACTGGGACAACACCCTGGTCAGCAATTGGGATACGGTGCGCGAGGCGCTGAACCATGCGCTGGTGTCCTTCGGCCTCGCCCCCTGGAGTGCGGAGGAGGCGCGCGAACGGATCAAGGCATCGCTGCGCGACAGCTTCCCCCGCATCTTCGGCGAGCGCTGGACCGAGGCGCGCGACCTCTTCTACGGCTATTTCGCCGCCCATCATCTGGACGGGCTGAAGCCGCTGCCCGGTGCGGAGAGGCTGCTGGCCCATTTCCACGAGCGCGGGGTCTATCAGGCCGTCGTCTCCAATAAGAACGGCGGGTTCCTGCGGGCGGAGGCCGAGGCGCTGGGCTGGACCCGCTATTTCGGCAGGCTGGTCGGCGCCCAGGATGCGGAATTCGACAAGCCGCACCACGCCCCGGTGCGGATGGCGCTGGAGCCGGCGGGGATCGAACCGGGGCCCGACGTCTGGTTTCTCGGCGATGCCGACATCGACATGGAATGCGCCCATGGCGCCGGTCTCGTTCCGGTGCTAATAGGGCTTGGCGAGGGGAGCGGCTTCGACCGTTTTCCTCCCGCCCATCGCCACACCGACTGTACGGCGCTGCACGGCGTCCTGTATGGCTTGGTGGAAGGCAATGGTGATACCATATCCCTCCAAACGGCTGTCGAGACGGTACCTGCGCGCACCAAACCTACACCGTGA